One genomic segment of Labeo rohita strain BAU-BD-2019 chromosome 14, IGBB_LRoh.1.0, whole genome shotgun sequence includes these proteins:
- the slitrk4 gene encoding SLIT and NTRK-like protein 4 isoform X2 translates to MLLLVLLAFSISGSFCDSDSDLRAETCSACSCMSIENVLYVNCEKITVYRPTQLQPPVSSLYHLNFQNNLLYILYPNSFVNFTHAVSLQLGNNKLQNIEGGAFVGLSALKQLHLNNNELKELRADTFRGIENLEYLQADYNLIKFIEKGAFNKLHKLKVLILNDNLIQSLPENIFRFASLTHLDIRGNRIQKLPYLGVLEHIGRIVELQLDDNPWNCTCDLLPLKAWLENMPYNIFIGEAICETPSDLYGRLLKETNKQELCPMGTGSDFDVRMPPSQPEGGLTMSNVAPSTIAPLVTKAPKTTNPSKIYGNGIVAGNPAGKNGQIVSYQTRIPPLSCPQPCTCKAHPSDFGISVSCQERNIQSLADLVPKPPNAKKLHLSGNYIRDISPTDFQGFEGLDLLHLGSNQISTVQKGVFSNLTNLRRLYLNGNQLEQLHPEMFLGLSNLQYLYLEYNAIKEVLAGTFDSMPNLQLLYLNNNVLRSLPAYIFAGISLARLNLKNNHFMTLPVSGVLDQLKSLTQIDLDGNPWECSCDLVALKLWLEKLNEGVAAKGVKCASPVQFSNTELRELKNEIMCPKLIAKPPFILTSATPVLTSLSPAGVGKAPPSGPVPLSIMILSILVVLILTVFVAFCLLVFVLRRNKKPAGRQEGLGNQECGSMPLQIRRHNHKSNKDDLGGETFIPQTIEHMSKAHTCGIRDSDSGFKFVDSERQKMMLRNSADKDKDSLPLDPRKRLSTIDELDEFLPGRDSMFLHSYLESKKDFNSIGYF, encoded by the exons atgcTGCTGCTTGTTCTGTTGGCCTTTTCCATATCGGGTTCATTTTGTGACTCGGATTCGGACCTCAGAGCTGAGACCTGCAGCGCTTGCTCCTGCATGTCCATCGAGAACGTCCTCTATGTGAACTGCGAGAAAATAACTGTGTACAGACCGACACAGCTGCAGCCTCCAGTATCCAGCCTCTACCATTTGAATTTCCAGAACAACCTTTTGTACATCCTTTACCCCAACTCTTTTGTGAATTTCACACACGCAGTCTCACTCCAGCTGGGGAACAACAAACTCCAGAACATTGAGGGAGGGGCCTTTGTGGGGCTTAGTGCATTGAAACAGTTGCACTTAAATAACAATGAGTTAAAAGAGCTCCGCGCCGACACTTTCCGAGGGATCGAGAACTTGGAATACCTCCAGGCTGACTACAATTTAATCAAGTTCATTGAGAAAGGAGCCTTCAACAAATTGCATAAACTGAAGgttctcattttaaatgacaatctGATTCAAAGCCTACCTGAGAACATTTTCCGATTCGCCTCCCTTACTCACTTGGACATAAGAGGGAATAGGATACAGAAGCTTCCCTATCTTGGAGTTCTGGAGCACATTGGCCGGATAGTGGAATTGCAGTTGGATGACAACCCATGGAATTGCACTTGTGATTTGTTACCTTTGAAAGCCTGGTTGGAGAATATGCCCTATAACATTTTCATTGGAGAGGCTATTTGTGAGACCCCTAGTGACCTATATGGCCGACTCTTAAAGGAGACTAATAAGCAGGAGCTGTGCCCCATGGGGACAGGCAGTGACTTTGATGTACGGATGCCCCCCTCCCAGCCCGAGGGTGGGCTAACCATGTCGAACGTGGCACCTTCAACCATAGCACCTTTAGTGACCAAAGCACCCAAAACTACCAATCCCTCCAAAATATATGGCAATGGGATTGTCGCTGGTAACCCAGCTGGTAAAAATGGCCAAATCGTGTCCTATCAAACTCGAATCCCTCCCCTCTCCTGCCCCCAGCCCTGTACCTGCAAAGCTCACCCTTCTGACTTTGGCATTAGTGTCAGCTGTCAAGAAAGAAACATTCAGAGTCTAGCGGACCTTGTACCTAAACCTCCAAACGCCAAGAAATTGCACCTTAGTGGTAACTACATCCGAGATATCAGTCCCACTGACTTCCAGGGGTTTGAGGGGTTAGATTTGTTACATTTGGGCAGCAATCAAATATCAACCGTCCAAAAAGGTGTGTTCTCAAATCTTACCAACCTCCGTAGGCTATACCTAAATGGAAATCAGCTGGAGCAGCTGCaccctgaaatgtttcttgggCTTAGCAACCTCCAGTATCTCTATTTGGAGTACAATGCCATAAAGGAGGTGCTAGCAGGGACATTTGACTCCATGCCAAATTTGCAGCTCTTGTACCTGAATAACAATGTGCTCAGAAGCCTGCCTGCATACATCTTTGCAGGCATTTCTCTTGCCAGACTGAATCTAAAGAACAACCACTTCATGACTCTGCCTGTGAGTGGCGTCCTAGACCAGCTCAAATCTCTCACTCAGATAGACCTGGATGGCAACCCTTGGGAATGCTCCTGCGATTTAGTGGCTTTGAAACTCTGGCTTGAAAAGCTGAACGAAGGGGTTGCCGCCAAAGGGGTCAAGTGTGCGTCTCCAGTGCAGTTCTCCAACACTGAGCTGAGAGAGCTGAAAAATGAGATCATGTGCCCGAAGCTCATCGCCAAGCCTCCTTTCATCCTGACTAGCGCCACCCCTGTCCTCACATCGCTGTCACCTGCTGGAGTTGGCAAGGCACCCCCCAGTGGTCCTGTGCCCTTGTCTATTATGATACTGAGCATACTGGTAGTTCTGATCCTCACTGTCTTTGTGGCCTTCTGCCTGCTGGTCTTTGTGCTGAGACGGAACAAAAAGCCAGCGGGAAGACAGGAGGGACTCGGCAACCAGGAGTGCGGCTCCATGCCTCTCCAGATCAGGAGGCACAATCACAAATCTAACAAGGACGACCTGGGTGGAGAGACCTTCATCCCGCAGACCATCGAGCACATGAGCAAAGCTCACACGTGTGGAATTAGAGACTCAGACTCGGGCTTCAAATTTGTAGACTCAGAGAGACAGAAAATGATGTTGCGCAACAGCGCCGACAAAGACAAGGACTCTCTACCCCTGGACCCCAGGAAGAGATTAAGCACCATCGACGAGCTGGACGAGTTCTTACCGGGACGAGACAGCATGTTCCTCCACAGCTACTTGGAGAGCAAAAAGGATTTCAACAGTATAGGG TATTTTTAG
- the slitrk4 gene encoding SLIT and NTRK-like protein 4 isoform X1 — protein MLLLVLLAFSISGSFCDSDSDLRAETCSACSCMSIENVLYVNCEKITVYRPTQLQPPVSSLYHLNFQNNLLYILYPNSFVNFTHAVSLQLGNNKLQNIEGGAFVGLSALKQLHLNNNELKELRADTFRGIENLEYLQADYNLIKFIEKGAFNKLHKLKVLILNDNLIQSLPENIFRFASLTHLDIRGNRIQKLPYLGVLEHIGRIVELQLDDNPWNCTCDLLPLKAWLENMPYNIFIGEAICETPSDLYGRLLKETNKQELCPMGTGSDFDVRMPPSQPEGGLTMSNVAPSTIAPLVTKAPKTTNPSKIYGNGIVAGNPAGKNGQIVSYQTRIPPLSCPQPCTCKAHPSDFGISVSCQERNIQSLADLVPKPPNAKKLHLSGNYIRDISPTDFQGFEGLDLLHLGSNQISTVQKGVFSNLTNLRRLYLNGNQLEQLHPEMFLGLSNLQYLYLEYNAIKEVLAGTFDSMPNLQLLYLNNNVLRSLPAYIFAGISLARLNLKNNHFMTLPVSGVLDQLKSLTQIDLDGNPWECSCDLVALKLWLEKLNEGVAAKGVKCASPVQFSNTELRELKNEIMCPKLIAKPPFILTSATPVLTSLSPAGVGKAPPSGPVPLSIMILSILVVLILTVFVAFCLLVFVLRRNKKPAGRQEGLGNQECGSMPLQIRRHNHKSNKDDLGGETFIPQTIEHMSKAHTCGIRDSDSGFKFVDSERQKMMLRNSADKDKDSLPLDPRKRLSTIDELDEFLPGRDSMFLHSYLESKKDFNSIGVSGFEIRYPEKPHDKKMKKSLIGGNHSKIVIEQRKSDYYELKAKMGTPDYLQVLEEQTALSKF, from the coding sequence atgcTGCTGCTTGTTCTGTTGGCCTTTTCCATATCGGGTTCATTTTGTGACTCGGATTCGGACCTCAGAGCTGAGACCTGCAGCGCTTGCTCCTGCATGTCCATCGAGAACGTCCTCTATGTGAACTGCGAGAAAATAACTGTGTACAGACCGACACAGCTGCAGCCTCCAGTATCCAGCCTCTACCATTTGAATTTCCAGAACAACCTTTTGTACATCCTTTACCCCAACTCTTTTGTGAATTTCACACACGCAGTCTCACTCCAGCTGGGGAACAACAAACTCCAGAACATTGAGGGAGGGGCCTTTGTGGGGCTTAGTGCATTGAAACAGTTGCACTTAAATAACAATGAGTTAAAAGAGCTCCGCGCCGACACTTTCCGAGGGATCGAGAACTTGGAATACCTCCAGGCTGACTACAATTTAATCAAGTTCATTGAGAAAGGAGCCTTCAACAAATTGCATAAACTGAAGgttctcattttaaatgacaatctGATTCAAAGCCTACCTGAGAACATTTTCCGATTCGCCTCCCTTACTCACTTGGACATAAGAGGGAATAGGATACAGAAGCTTCCCTATCTTGGAGTTCTGGAGCACATTGGCCGGATAGTGGAATTGCAGTTGGATGACAACCCATGGAATTGCACTTGTGATTTGTTACCTTTGAAAGCCTGGTTGGAGAATATGCCCTATAACATTTTCATTGGAGAGGCTATTTGTGAGACCCCTAGTGACCTATATGGCCGACTCTTAAAGGAGACTAATAAGCAGGAGCTGTGCCCCATGGGGACAGGCAGTGACTTTGATGTACGGATGCCCCCCTCCCAGCCCGAGGGTGGGCTAACCATGTCGAACGTGGCACCTTCAACCATAGCACCTTTAGTGACCAAAGCACCCAAAACTACCAATCCCTCCAAAATATATGGCAATGGGATTGTCGCTGGTAACCCAGCTGGTAAAAATGGCCAAATCGTGTCCTATCAAACTCGAATCCCTCCCCTCTCCTGCCCCCAGCCCTGTACCTGCAAAGCTCACCCTTCTGACTTTGGCATTAGTGTCAGCTGTCAAGAAAGAAACATTCAGAGTCTAGCGGACCTTGTACCTAAACCTCCAAACGCCAAGAAATTGCACCTTAGTGGTAACTACATCCGAGATATCAGTCCCACTGACTTCCAGGGGTTTGAGGGGTTAGATTTGTTACATTTGGGCAGCAATCAAATATCAACCGTCCAAAAAGGTGTGTTCTCAAATCTTACCAACCTCCGTAGGCTATACCTAAATGGAAATCAGCTGGAGCAGCTGCaccctgaaatgtttcttgggCTTAGCAACCTCCAGTATCTCTATTTGGAGTACAATGCCATAAAGGAGGTGCTAGCAGGGACATTTGACTCCATGCCAAATTTGCAGCTCTTGTACCTGAATAACAATGTGCTCAGAAGCCTGCCTGCATACATCTTTGCAGGCATTTCTCTTGCCAGACTGAATCTAAAGAACAACCACTTCATGACTCTGCCTGTGAGTGGCGTCCTAGACCAGCTCAAATCTCTCACTCAGATAGACCTGGATGGCAACCCTTGGGAATGCTCCTGCGATTTAGTGGCTTTGAAACTCTGGCTTGAAAAGCTGAACGAAGGGGTTGCCGCCAAAGGGGTCAAGTGTGCGTCTCCAGTGCAGTTCTCCAACACTGAGCTGAGAGAGCTGAAAAATGAGATCATGTGCCCGAAGCTCATCGCCAAGCCTCCTTTCATCCTGACTAGCGCCACCCCTGTCCTCACATCGCTGTCACCTGCTGGAGTTGGCAAGGCACCCCCCAGTGGTCCTGTGCCCTTGTCTATTATGATACTGAGCATACTGGTAGTTCTGATCCTCACTGTCTTTGTGGCCTTCTGCCTGCTGGTCTTTGTGCTGAGACGGAACAAAAAGCCAGCGGGAAGACAGGAGGGACTCGGCAACCAGGAGTGCGGCTCCATGCCTCTCCAGATCAGGAGGCACAATCACAAATCTAACAAGGACGACCTGGGTGGAGAGACCTTCATCCCGCAGACCATCGAGCACATGAGCAAAGCTCACACGTGTGGAATTAGAGACTCAGACTCGGGCTTCAAATTTGTAGACTCAGAGAGACAGAAAATGATGTTGCGCAACAGCGCCGACAAAGACAAGGACTCTCTACCCCTGGACCCCAGGAAGAGATTAAGCACCATCGACGAGCTGGACGAGTTCTTACCGGGACGAGACAGCATGTTCCTCCACAGCTACTTGGAGAGCAAAAAGGATTTCAACAGTATAGGGGTGAGTGGCTTTGAGATCCGTTACCCCGAGAAACcacatgacaaaaaaatgaaaaaatcattGATAGGGGGCAACCACAGTAAGATAGTGATTGAGCAGCGTAAAAGTGATTATTATGAACTAAAGGCAAAAATGGGGACCCCAGACTACCTTCAAGTACTAGAGGAACAGACAGCCCTCAGTAAATTCTAG